The following coding sequences are from one bacterium SCSIO 12741 window:
- a CDS encoding HU family DNA-binding protein, whose product MNKSELVEAMANGAGISKADAKKALDALIDSTSSALKKGDRVALVGFGSFSVSKRSARTGRNPQTGKEIKIAAKNVVKFKAGAELSTAVN is encoded by the coding sequence ATGAACAAGTCGGAATTGGTAGAGGCAATGGCTAATGGAGCTGGGATCTCTAAAGCTGACGCTAAAAAAGCCCTAGATGCTTTGATTGACTCTACTTCAAGCGCACTTAAGAAAGGCGACAGAGTTGCTTTGGTAGGATTCGGTTCTTTCTCCGTGTCCAAAAGATCGGCTAGAACTGGCCGTAATCCTCAAACAGGAAAAGAAATTAAAATTGCCGCTAAAAATGTGGTGAAGTTTAAAGCAGGTGCTGAACTTTCTACTGCGGTAAATTAA
- a CDS encoding cupin domain-containing protein: MKAVTLLFLSLGFVATGWAQEAIHLPTSTPEVFKDNITVEKLSTDANQSSFLIWVKDTVRPHHHAEHTECIYVLEGEGTFYLGTNKMELKPGDYVRIPQGVVHSFKTRSPVPAKVLSIQTPEFLGEDRIWSDHQH, translated from the coding sequence ATGAAGGCTGTTACACTACTATTCTTATCCTTGGGATTTGTTGCCACCGGTTGGGCACAAGAGGCGATTCATTTACCCACCTCCACTCCAGAAGTCTTTAAAGACAACATCACGGTAGAAAAACTGAGCACCGATGCCAATCAGTCTTCATTTTTGATTTGGGTAAAGGATACCGTACGACCTCATCACCATGCCGAGCACACCGAGTGCATTTATGTTTTGGAAGGCGAAGGCACCTTTTACCTGGGTACCAATAAGATGGAACTAAAGCCCGGCGATTATGTGCGAATCCCCCAAGGGGTGGTACATTCCTTTAAAACCCGATCCCCTGTACCTGCTAAGGTTTTATCCATTCAAACCCCAGAGTTTTTAGGCGAAGATCGAATTTGGTCTGATCACCAACATTGA
- a CDS encoding response regulator: MSKIKILIVEDDFLIQEDLALKLESSGYEVLDKLDRGEDAIVSVSQNEPDIILMDIQLAGEMDGIQTASTILANHSLPLIYLTDYSDKKTIDRAGKTKPSSYILKPFNTRQLLISIEIALQNFEADRVFEPERKYEDLDAPKVFKDSIFIKGNLVHERIRIKDILYLEADRSYSILVTEKRSYQFSYPLKALLDKFPSQSLTRVSKKHAVNLNQVDGIKGNNLMLREHEIPVAKSHKEIIKNLYLV, encoded by the coding sequence ATGAGCAAAATTAAAATATTGATCGTTGAGGATGATTTTTTGATCCAGGAAGATCTTGCTTTGAAACTGGAATCCTCCGGCTACGAGGTGCTCGATAAACTGGATCGCGGTGAAGATGCTATTGTATCGGTGAGCCAGAATGAACCGGATATTATTTTGATGGATATTCAACTGGCTGGCGAAATGGATGGTATTCAAACGGCCAGCACTATCCTGGCAAACCATTCACTTCCGTTGATCTATTTGACGGATTATTCGGACAAGAAAACCATCGATCGGGCGGGAAAAACTAAACCTTCGTCGTACATCTTGAAGCCTTTTAATACGCGTCAATTACTAATCTCGATCGAGATTGCTCTTCAAAATTTTGAAGCAGATCGGGTATTTGAACCGGAGCGTAAATACGAAGACCTGGATGCTCCCAAGGTGTTTAAGGATTCCATCTTTATCAAGGGGAACCTTGTGCATGAGCGTATTCGTATCAAAGACATCTTGTATCTGGAAGCAGACCGCTCCTACTCTATTCTGGTTACTGAAAAACGTTCGTATCAGTTCTCCTATCCGCTTAAGGCCTTACTGGATAAGTTTCCTTCTCAATCCCTTACCCGGGTAAGCAAAAAACATGCGGTAAACCTCAATCAGGTGGATGGTATTAAAGGGAACAATCTAATGCTACGCGAACACGAAATTCCAGTGGCCAAATCCCACAAAGAAATCATCAAAAACCTCTACTTGGTTTAA
- a CDS encoding glycosyltransferase family 2 protein: protein MGLNPYLERNRFLSRQISSTPASDLSLVVVIPSHDEPDLIGSLTSLSDCTLPEGSVEVIVVINASEADDPLLKERNLASLNQAQSWAKDHQKEGLAYHFILQNELPRKHAGVGLARKIGMDEAVDRLDQVDNPEGVIVCFDADSRCESNYFQVLETAFDQHPKWGGASIHFEHPLQGGAFPSDIYDAITAYELHLRYHLNGLRYADHPQAYHTIGSSMAVRSTTYQKEGGMNRRKAGEDFYFLQKIIQASPFGEITDTQVIPSPRGSHRVPFGTGKAVNDTLNSGQVASTYPWQAYEDLKGVLQSVILEYRNHGGFKEAFMNHQPESIQAFLKSTDYEQRKADWLRHGTSELTFSKRFFSWFNAFRAMKYVHFARDHYYGEQSLEEALPHLMGVLKYKGANQFSEWLLYLRKLDRNR from the coding sequence ATGGGACTCAATCCATACCTGGAGCGCAATCGTTTCCTTTCCCGACAAATATCAAGTACGCCGGCTTCTGATTTGAGCTTAGTGGTGGTCATTCCCTCGCATGACGAGCCGGATTTGATTGGATCACTTACCAGCCTTTCAGATTGTACCTTGCCCGAAGGCTCGGTGGAGGTTATAGTGGTCATAAATGCTTCAGAGGCCGATGATCCACTTCTAAAGGAAAGAAATCTGGCATCTCTGAATCAAGCTCAATCCTGGGCTAAGGATCATCAAAAAGAAGGTTTGGCGTATCATTTCATCTTACAAAACGAGTTGCCCCGAAAACATGCTGGAGTGGGCTTGGCCCGGAAGATAGGAATGGATGAAGCTGTTGATCGATTGGATCAAGTGGATAATCCGGAAGGAGTTATTGTATGCTTTGATGCTGATTCACGGTGTGAGAGCAATTATTTTCAGGTCCTGGAAACCGCTTTTGATCAGCATCCGAAATGGGGTGGGGCATCCATCCACTTTGAGCATCCCCTGCAAGGAGGTGCGTTTCCTTCGGATATTTATGATGCGATCACGGCCTACGAGCTTCATTTGCGCTATCACCTCAATGGATTGCGTTATGCTGATCACCCTCAGGCCTACCATACCATTGGATCGAGCATGGCAGTTCGTAGCACTACCTATCAGAAAGAAGGGGGAATGAACCGCAGAAAGGCTGGTGAGGATTTTTACTTTTTACAAAAAATCATTCAGGCAAGTCCCTTTGGTGAGATTACCGATACCCAGGTGATACCTTCGCCGCGAGGATCGCATCGGGTTCCTTTTGGTACCGGAAAAGCAGTGAACGATACCCTCAATTCAGGCCAAGTTGCCTCGACTTATCCCTGGCAGGCTTATGAAGATTTAAAGGGGGTTCTACAATCGGTTATCCTCGAATACCGAAATCATGGAGGCTTCAAGGAAGCCTTTATGAATCATCAACCCGAATCGATTCAGGCCTTTTTAAAGAGCACTGATTACGAACAACGCAAAGCCGATTGGTTGCGCCATGGTACTTCCGAGCTTACTTTCTCCAAGCGGTTTTTCAGCTGGTTCAATGCCTTTCGAGCGATGAAATATGTTCATTTTGCCCGGGACCATTATTATGGTGAGCAATCCTTGGAAGAGGCCTTACCTCACTTAATGGGCGTTTTGAAATACAAAGGAGCCAACCAGTTTTCAGAGTGGCTGCTGTATTTACGCAAGCTGGACCGCAATCGTTGA
- a CDS encoding T9SS type A sorting domain-containing protein, with the protein MKKVLFTLLFLGSLAQVFSKTGDTTKVTIHDQTHWDWNGNFYEKGLLPDDSKTYEKIVLRFRLGCPSQGCSGWDYTGQVFLMDTGKVRLVELARFITPYAGDRQNGWFRDWYFDITDFEPLLHDSVEINARYGGWQDGFTVTLDFLFIEGTPPRDVNSVEKLWMGSYGYGHGNNEINDKLTPISYDFKAEDKTSMLRLIPTGHGADQQSNCSEFCPKTYEVKIDGTPTWTKSVWKDDCGENGYWPQTGTWVYNRANWCPGDKVPTHDYDLRGVVTPGQTHTLDVDFESYTTSGGASYIFTGMLFNYGDFNFEKDVELLDIKAPNSYEDYGRLNPICGNPVVRIRNRGSETLESVKIIYGVTGKDLLVYEWTGKLYALEETDITLPDAGWLFNDVSKTEFVAMASCPNNGVDEYEYNNRKTTVVEHVKKANSTEVVVWGTMNNSPSENVIILSASDGSEVRRWENMGAGQSFQDNVTLTDGCYQLRITDTRCDGLSFFGNQSQGSGTLRLHNKDLTIIHPFNPNFGCSETINFSVGAGITKKPDNVAVASDSVCLSLGTDNGESHSFFSSNNEQSLVLYPNPTEGSFLINFSSPEPTPLTVRIYNLEGKVVFEKEVQEALNYGEMIDLSDQKAGMYILEANTPQEYFQKKISLIH; encoded by the coding sequence ATGAAAAAGGTCCTTTTTACCCTGCTATTCCTGGGATCACTGGCTCAGGTATTCAGCAAAACTGGTGACACAACCAAAGTAACGATCCACGATCAAACCCATTGGGATTGGAACGGTAACTTCTACGAAAAGGGGCTGCTCCCGGACGATTCCAAGACTTACGAGAAGATTGTTTTGAGATTTAGACTCGGTTGTCCATCCCAAGGTTGCAGCGGATGGGACTATACCGGACAGGTTTTCTTGATGGATACGGGGAAAGTTAGATTGGTCGAATTGGCTCGCTTTATCACGCCCTATGCGGGAGACCGTCAAAATGGATGGTTCCGTGATTGGTACTTTGATATCACCGATTTTGAGCCTCTTCTACACGATTCTGTAGAGATTAATGCTCGTTATGGGGGATGGCAAGATGGATTTACCGTAACGCTCGATTTTCTTTTCATAGAGGGTACGCCTCCAAGGGATGTAAACTCGGTTGAAAAACTCTGGATGGGGAGCTACGGATATGGCCATGGAAACAATGAAATCAACGATAAGTTGACCCCCATTAGTTATGATTTTAAAGCGGAGGACAAAACATCTATGCTTCGTCTTATTCCAACTGGACACGGAGCTGATCAGCAATCCAATTGCTCGGAATTTTGTCCGAAGACCTATGAAGTAAAAATTGATGGTACTCCTACCTGGACCAAATCGGTTTGGAAAGACGATTGTGGTGAAAACGGTTACTGGCCTCAAACAGGTACCTGGGTGTACAACCGAGCCAACTGGTGTCCCGGTGATAAAGTTCCAACACATGACTATGACTTGAGAGGAGTGGTGACTCCCGGACAAACTCATACCCTGGATGTAGATTTTGAAAGCTACACCACTTCGGGAGGAGCTTCTTACATTTTTACTGGAATGCTTTTCAACTACGGTGATTTCAATTTTGAAAAGGACGTGGAGCTTTTGGATATTAAAGCACCAAACAGCTACGAAGATTATGGTCGCTTAAATCCAATTTGTGGAAATCCTGTGGTACGCATTCGTAACCGCGGAAGCGAAACCCTGGAGTCTGTAAAGATCATTTACGGTGTAACAGGAAAAGACCTGTTGGTGTACGAATGGACGGGTAAGCTATATGCCCTGGAAGAAACGGATATCACCTTGCCAGATGCGGGATGGTTGTTCAACGATGTTTCCAAAACTGAATTCGTAGCCATGGCTTCTTGCCCAAATAACGGAGTAGATGAGTACGAATACAACAACCGCAAAACAACGGTAGTAGAGCACGTTAAAAAGGCGAATTCCACCGAGGTTGTAGTATGGGGAACCATGAACAACTCTCCAAGCGAAAACGTAATTATCCTCTCTGCTTCTGACGGATCAGAAGTTCGTAGATGGGAAAATATGGGAGCAGGTCAATCTTTTCAGGACAATGTAACCTTGACGGATGGATGTTACCAATTGCGTATTACCGATACCCGTTGCGACGGATTGAGCTTCTTTGGTAATCAATCGCAAGGTAGTGGTACTCTTCGTCTACACAACAAAGACTTGACAATCATTCACCCTTTTAACCCCAATTTTGGTTGTTCTGAGACCATCAACTTTTCAGTAGGAGCAGGTATTACCAAAAAGCCAGATAACGTGGCTGTAGCATCTGATTCGGTTTGCTTGTCTTTGGGAACGGATAATGGTGAAAGCCACAGTTTCTTCTCCTCTAATAACGAGCAATCTTTGGTTTTGTATCCTAATCCAACGGAAGGTAGTTTCTTGATCAATTTTAGTTCTCCAGAGCCTACGCCTCTTACGGTTCGTATTTACAACTTAGAGGGTAAGGTAGTTTTTGAAAAGGAAGTTCAGGAAGCGTTGAACTATGGCGAGATGATCGATTTAAGCGATCAGAAGGCCGGTATGTACATTTTGGAGGCCAATACCCCTCAAGAGTACTTTCAAAAGAAAATTAGCCTGATTCACTAA
- a CDS encoding methyltransferase domain-containing protein, whose protein sequence is MKRVLQALEKINKLPLKEMPYQEGYDQVFDWLTEIDFAQVDITGYEPPDPAADNYSKRVIQMNPFEAVLIHWPAGMESAVHLHQGFWGFVAVVQGKLENYEYHLENRQLKEWRVTEGIPGALLQEPDGVIHKLVNPSSTESAVTIHFYYPPLESYEGMKIFDLENCRLGILNDQANTASWVEPESSFKKITEQAFKFLALDEYRTSSHYIHPVIPKPASEAIRKGLSAYYSEQAHQYDFFDLQHEMRRKYTEKINELIAREIRINHSDTQNFLALACGTGRRITEIREQVGFHFSVLGVDLSAEMANVAKNRGIETLVGDWLEVDLNGELYDGATFLYAFGHLESSEVRRRSLKKVLNSIRPGAPVFFDVFNLEDKNEWGGRANTYYREQSLHRFGYERGDVFYKKSGGEAVAFLHYFTEEEVRSALEDVGFEVAWIKHIGYAKKSGMVLETKNEGSLFVKAIKPK, encoded by the coding sequence ATGAAAAGAGTACTTCAGGCATTAGAAAAAATTAATAAGCTCCCCCTCAAGGAGATGCCCTATCAAGAAGGGTACGATCAAGTATTTGATTGGCTGACGGAAATCGATTTCGCACAAGTAGATATTACCGGGTATGAACCTCCCGATCCTGCGGCTGATAATTATTCCAAACGAGTCATTCAAATGAATCCCTTTGAGGCGGTTCTAATTCATTGGCCGGCGGGAATGGAATCAGCGGTCCACCTGCACCAAGGCTTTTGGGGTTTTGTAGCTGTCGTCCAAGGAAAGTTGGAGAACTATGAATACCACCTGGAAAATCGGCAGCTTAAGGAATGGAGGGTGACGGAAGGAATTCCCGGGGCGCTTCTTCAAGAACCTGATGGAGTAATCCACAAATTGGTCAATCCGAGTTCTACTGAAAGTGCGGTTACCATTCATTTCTATTATCCTCCGCTGGAGAGTTATGAGGGAATGAAAATCTTTGACCTCGAAAACTGTCGTTTAGGTATATTAAACGATCAGGCGAATACGGCTTCCTGGGTGGAACCAGAGAGTTCTTTTAAAAAGATCACCGAACAGGCCTTTAAGTTTTTGGCTCTCGATGAGTATAGAACCTCTTCACACTACATTCATCCGGTAATTCCCAAGCCAGCATCCGAAGCCATTCGAAAGGGGTTGAGTGCCTATTATTCGGAACAGGCTCACCAGTATGACTTTTTTGATCTGCAACATGAAATGCGCCGGAAGTACACTGAAAAGATCAATGAACTCATTGCCCGAGAAATTAGAATCAATCATTCTGATACCCAAAACTTCTTAGCCCTGGCATGTGGCACGGGCCGACGAATTACGGAGATAAGAGAACAGGTTGGATTTCACTTCTCTGTTCTTGGAGTTGACTTGAGTGCCGAGATGGCCAACGTGGCAAAAAATCGGGGTATTGAGACTCTTGTTGGTGATTGGCTGGAAGTAGATCTAAACGGCGAATTATACGACGGCGCAACTTTTCTTTATGCCTTTGGTCATTTGGAATCCTCAGAAGTGAGAAGGCGATCGCTGAAAAAAGTACTTAACTCCATTCGTCCAGGGGCACCCGTTTTCTTCGATGTTTTCAATCTGGAAGACAAAAATGAATGGGGCGGTAGGGCTAATACCTATTACCGGGAGCAGAGCCTTCATCGCTTTGGATATGAGCGTGGAGATGTGTTCTATAAGAAATCCGGAGGAGAGGCTGTTGCCTTTCTGCATTACTTTACCGAAGAAGAAGTTCGTAGTGCTTTAGAGGATGTTGGATTTGAAGTGGCCTGGATCAAGCATATTGGATACGCCAAAAAATCAGGCATGGTTCTCGAAACCAAAAATGAAGGATCTTTGTTTGTTAAAGCAATAAAGCCGAAGTAA
- a CDS encoding tetratricopeptide repeat protein, translating into MKKYFLNFLILFSALTVFGQEFRGNPLIREGDNTFINNELPKELRLKLINCLSQDISSEDKVLCLLQLGQQYQSEGEHFLGIICYKSALQFSNWEANKTYKSTSYQLLGYSYQVIEELDTSIFYFQKALKVSKASLDSAEISSIYNNIAMSYSLKGDFSESLNSFKNAAKIFEELGDREQYAGGLHNIGVIYKRIHFDEEAQKVLFTAIDIFDELGLNGKMASSYNTLGNIFIKNKQFDQALKYHRIALELRRAEGEDWGIAGSLNNLGRTYQDMGILDSALYYYGKSLNIKRKIGNGRYMTSTLDNIGDIHLLQGEFISAKDFYKESYTYRQENQDSVGLLVSDINLARVLVKTARYDVAEEALIRSEKFAQKQEALKELRTIYELLTELYQNRNEHGSAFMYSELLRNISDTLLNADKQRAVMELEARFDVRQKQKEINYLKQIEEEKDEQLKLQIAFNTALIVGMIILLGLLVLIYRLFVNKNLLSKKNETLLRDMHHRVKNNLQVLSSLFSLQLGKLEDGEAKEALVDSENRVRAMNLLHQQLYSKPKTVTISLQEYVTEMVEEIKISYHKWSSQSNLVYQVEPIELDADAGVSLGLILTELLSNCYKHVVPNTSNAEMNLSIYKDDSSQIVLKISDNGPGYYWEESSKKSFGLRLVKLQVKQLNGDISQVSPNELIIRIPPK; encoded by the coding sequence ATGAAGAAGTATTTCCTCAATTTTCTAATTCTTTTTTCCGCACTGACGGTATTTGGTCAAGAATTTAGAGGTAATCCCCTTATTCGAGAAGGGGATAATACTTTTATAAACAACGAATTACCTAAAGAACTCCGTTTAAAGTTAATTAATTGTTTGAGTCAGGATATTTCTTCCGAGGATAAGGTTCTTTGCTTGCTTCAATTGGGACAGCAATATCAATCGGAAGGTGAGCATTTTTTGGGAATAATTTGTTATAAATCTGCTTTACAATTTTCAAATTGGGAGGCGAATAAAACCTATAAATCTACTTCATATCAACTGTTGGGCTATAGTTATCAAGTCATTGAAGAGCTTGACACTTCAATTTTTTATTTTCAGAAGGCTTTGAAGGTATCAAAAGCGTCATTGGATTCAGCAGAGATATCAAGTATTTATAACAATATAGCCATGAGTTATTCCCTAAAAGGTGATTTCTCAGAGAGCCTTAATTCCTTTAAAAATGCGGCGAAAATTTTTGAGGAATTAGGTGACCGTGAACAATATGCTGGCGGGCTTCACAATATCGGTGTAATTTACAAGAGAATTCACTTCGATGAAGAGGCACAGAAGGTGTTGTTTACGGCTATTGACATTTTTGATGAGCTTGGTTTGAATGGGAAAATGGCCTCCTCTTATAATACATTAGGGAACATCTTTATTAAAAATAAGCAGTTCGATCAAGCACTTAAATACCATCGGATAGCATTAGAACTTAGAAGGGCCGAGGGTGAAGATTGGGGAATTGCTGGTTCTCTCAATAACTTAGGTCGGACCTATCAGGATATGGGAATTCTAGATAGTGCTCTATATTATTATGGCAAATCATTGAACATAAAGAGAAAGATTGGAAATGGAAGGTATATGACCTCGACTCTTGACAACATTGGAGATATCCATCTGCTCCAAGGAGAATTTATAAGTGCCAAAGACTTTTATAAGGAATCATATACATATCGTCAAGAAAATCAGGATAGTGTTGGACTCTTGGTCAGCGATATCAATCTTGCTCGAGTTTTGGTTAAAACTGCGAGATATGATGTTGCGGAAGAAGCTCTGATTCGATCTGAAAAGTTTGCCCAGAAACAAGAGGCTTTAAAAGAACTTCGAACAATTTATGAATTATTGACCGAGCTCTATCAAAATCGAAATGAGCATGGAAGCGCTTTCATGTATTCTGAATTATTGCGTAACATCAGTGACACTTTGCTTAATGCTGATAAACAAAGGGCGGTTATGGAATTGGAAGCGCGCTTCGATGTAAGGCAAAAACAAAAAGAAATCAATTATCTAAAACAGATTGAAGAGGAAAAGGATGAGCAATTAAAACTCCAAATTGCTTTTAATACAGCGCTAATAGTTGGAATGATTATCCTCCTGGGACTGTTGGTGCTGATTTACCGGTTATTTGTAAATAAGAATCTATTGAGTAAAAAGAATGAAACTCTTCTCAGGGATATGCATCATAGAGTAAAGAATAATCTTCAAGTGTTATCCAGCCTTTTCAGTTTGCAGTTAGGTAAATTGGAAGATGGGGAAGCGAAAGAGGCCCTTGTGGATAGTGAAAATCGAGTAAGGGCCATGAATTTACTTCATCAACAGCTATATTCTAAGCCGAAAACAGTAACAATTAGTTTACAAGAATACGTTACTGAAATGGTTGAAGAGATAAAGATATCCTACCACAAATGGTCTTCACAGTCTAATTTGGTTTATCAAGTTGAACCCATAGAATTGGATGCAGACGCTGGTGTTTCGCTCGGGTTAATCTTAACAGAGTTGCTCAGTAACTGCTACAAACATGTGGTACCGAACACTTCAAATGCAGAAATGAATCTCTCGATTTATAAAGACGATTCCAGTCAGATTGTATTAAAAATTTCAGACAATGGTCCAGGGTATTATTGGGAAGAAAGCAGTAAAAAATCATTTGGGTTGCGGTTAGTGAAGCTCCAAGTTAAACAATTGAATGGTGATATCAGTCAAGTTTCCCCTAATGAACTTATTATTAGAATTCCACCCAAGTGA
- a CDS encoding carboxypeptidase regulatory-like domain-containing protein: protein MKKVITKFGYVFTIVSIATMAFTSCSKEQEEFTPQSSANVDSQELPVPPTINKEIRTGVDDDLMAAKINVGKNGSVMVGVEIGMRSEPQGIYSEVRTSDSFGECVFSNMPQGQYVLQIEKNGFDPIVDTLIVSDSLELVYNMIESL, encoded by the coding sequence ATGAAAAAGGTAATCACAAAATTCGGGTACGTATTCACAATTGTTTCAATCGCTACAATGGCATTCACTTCATGCTCCAAAGAACAAGAGGAATTTACACCTCAGAGCAGCGCCAATGTGGATTCTCAGGAATTGCCTGTTCCTCCGACTATTAATAAAGAAATAAGAACCGGCGTAGATGACGACTTGATGGCAGCAAAAATCAACGTTGGTAAGAATGGATCGGTTATGGTTGGTGTCGAAATCGGAATGCGCTCTGAACCGCAGGGAATTTACAGCGAAGTAAGAACATCAGATTCGTTCGGAGAATGTGTTTTTTCAAATATGCCACAAGGTCAATATGTATTGCAAATTGAAAAGAATGGATTTGATCCAATCGTTGACACATTGATTGTATCAGACAGTCTGGAACTCGTATACAATATGATTGAATCACTTTAA
- a CDS encoding 30S ribosomal protein THX has translation MGKGDKKTAKGKRFRGSAGKTRQPNRKNLSLAEIETLKQGKKKKKAPAKSSAKKEPAKASAKKTAKEEKETAD, from the coding sequence ATGGGAAAAGGAGATAAAAAAACTGCCAAGGGAAAACGTTTTAGAGGTTCCGCTGGCAAAACCCGTCAACCTAACCGTAAGAACCTAAGCTTAGCTGAAATTGAAACCTTGAAACAAGGAAAGAAAAAGAAAAAAGCCCCCGCAAAGAGCTCAGCCAAAAAAGAGCCAGCAAAGGCCAGTGCGAAAAAAACCGCCAAAGAAGAAAAAGAAACTGCCGATTAA
- the fmt gene encoding methionyl-tRNA formyltransferase, whose translation MRIVFLGTPDFAVASLRALVEAKKNVVGVITAPDRPAGRGHKLRPSAVKEYAQSVGLPLLQPTNLKDPEFQQALKDWQADLQIVVAFRMLPESVWNMPAMGTFNLHASLLPQYRGAAPINRAVMNGESESGVTTFLLQHAIDTGNILFREKENISPDDTAGDLHDRLMDLGASLVVKTVDALENGKVTPRHQDEFQSEGEVLREAPKLFKEDCQIDWNRSAQDIHNHIRGLAPFPGAFTRVKVGDTEKQLKVYSSIFEAQDDDTSIDLPQQLSEKDRLGVRLSGGILWLTQIQLEGKKRMPVADLLRGLNDQPELLF comes from the coding sequence ATGCGCATTGTATTTCTTGGTACACCCGATTTTGCGGTAGCTTCCCTAAGAGCTTTGGTGGAAGCTAAAAAGAATGTGGTGGGAGTCATAACCGCTCCCGATAGACCAGCTGGTCGAGGACATAAACTTAGACCTTCTGCCGTAAAGGAATACGCCCAATCTGTTGGACTGCCCCTACTTCAACCCACCAACCTCAAGGATCCAGAATTTCAACAAGCCCTTAAAGATTGGCAGGCCGATCTACAAATTGTGGTCGCTTTTCGAATGCTTCCAGAATCCGTTTGGAACATGCCCGCCATGGGTACCTTTAATCTGCACGCCAGTTTGCTGCCCCAATACCGAGGCGCTGCTCCCATCAATAGAGCGGTTATGAACGGAGAATCGGAAAGCGGAGTAACCACCTTTCTTTTACAACATGCCATCGATACTGGAAATATCCTGTTTCGGGAAAAGGAAAATATAAGTCCCGATGATACCGCTGGAGATCTTCATGATCGCCTGATGGATTTGGGCGCTTCTTTGGTGGTAAAAACCGTGGATGCCCTGGAAAACGGAAAAGTAACTCCCAGACACCAGGATGAGTTCCAAAGTGAAGGCGAAGTTCTTCGTGAAGCCCCAAAGTTGTTTAAAGAGGATTGCCAGATCGATTGGAATCGATCCGCTCAGGATATACACAATCATATTCGGGGACTGGCTCCATTTCCAGGTGCGTTTACCCGGGTAAAAGTGGGTGACACCGAAAAACAATTGAAGGTGTACTCAAGCATCTTCGAAGCTCAGGATGACGATACTTCAATAGACCTGCCTCAACAGTTATCTGAAAAAGACCGATTGGGCGTCCGGTTATCAGGAGGAATTCTTTGGCTGACTCAAATACAGTTGGAAGGCAAGAAGCGAATGCCTGTGGCCGATCTGCTTCGTGGTCTCAATGATCAACCCGAATTGCTATTTTAG
- the pdxH gene encoding pyridoxamine 5'-phosphate oxidase → MVNNYLNQIRHEFASQSLDLESVEDNPINQLEKWITEAVDSQLLEPNAMSVSTVSTNGEPTSRVVYLRGLDDKGLRFYTNYLSRKGQDVESHHQVALLFFHAELERQVRVNGRIEKLSEEESDAYFNARPVESKLGAWASEQSQEIASRQTLKNRLEEFRQKFSDDVPRPPHWGGYLVVPHRMEFWQGRPARLHDRMVYTLEEASNWTLKRLAP, encoded by the coding sequence ATGGTTAACAATTACCTGAATCAAATTCGACACGAATTTGCCTCTCAAAGTCTGGATCTTGAATCGGTGGAGGATAATCCCATCAACCAATTGGAGAAATGGATAACCGAAGCGGTGGATTCTCAATTGTTGGAACCCAATGCGATGTCGGTAAGTACGGTGTCAACAAATGGTGAACCTACTTCAAGGGTGGTTTACTTAAGAGGATTGGATGACAAAGGGCTTCGCTTTTATACGAATTACCTGAGTCGGAAAGGGCAAGATGTTGAGTCGCACCATCAGGTTGCGCTTTTATTTTTTCATGCTGAGCTTGAGCGCCAGGTTCGGGTCAACGGAAGAATTGAAAAACTGAGTGAGGAAGAATCAGATGCCTATTTCAACGCTCGCCCTGTAGAAAGTAAGCTGGGAGCTTGGGCTTCTGAACAAAGCCAGGAAATTGCTTCCCGACAAACCTTAAAGAATAGGCTTGAAGAATTTCGTCAGAAGTTTAGTGACGATGTTCCTCGTCCGCCACATTGGGGAGGTTATCTCGTTGTTCCTCATCGAATGGAGTTTTGGCAGGGACGTCCTGCTCGCTTGCATGATCGGATGGTGTATACCTTGGAAGAAGCTTCCAACTGGACCCTTAAGCGCTTAGCTCCCTAA